A window from Campylobacter concisus encodes these proteins:
- a CDS encoding HlyD family type I secretion periplasmic adaptor subunit: MQEDIKNKQNENPKNEKRLISENNIKEQEEASNKILNSVDDIKSNLQTKNYDAYDLKFMSSLSEAVLAKAPSTSKKILYTVAITMFWLLVWASWAQIDEITRGSGKIIPSGKNQAIQNLEGGIVDQIFVKEGDEVKKDQILIRLDNKNFTSSYGESKLRLDELQAKFMRLDAEANDKEFDYDEARDANNSKAIRYELSLHNSNIDHLNEQIGILTEQIHQRQSELNELRNKISQTQNSYNLVLKEKAIMEPIFKKGLVSEVEYIQLQRRVNDLKGELDASVLAVPRVESTIKEAKNKIEEAKLAFKNNAKKELNEVSAEIARINESQISLSDRVERTYVRSPVNGIVSKMMVHTVSGVIKPGENIAEIVPLEDKLVAEVKVKPADVAFLRPGLDTMVKFTAYDFSIYGGLKGKVTQISADTETNEKTGESYYLVRIETEKNYLGSEEKPLRIKVGMIVSADIITGKKTILDYLLKPILKAKQNALTER; encoded by the coding sequence ATGCAAGAAGATATCAAGAATAAACAAAATGAAAATCCAAAAAATGAAAAAAGATTAATTTCTGAGAATAACATAAAAGAACAAGAGGAAGCTAGTAATAAAATTTTAAATAGCGTAGATGATATAAAGTCTAATCTTCAAACAAAAAATTATGATGCTTATGATTTGAAATTTATGTCAAGTCTTTCTGAGGCTGTTTTGGCTAAAGCCCCATCTACATCCAAAAAGATACTCTATACGGTTGCTATAACTATGTTTTGGCTTCTTGTTTGGGCCTCTTGGGCACAAATAGATGAGATCACAAGAGGTAGTGGTAAGATCATCCCGTCTGGAAAAAACCAAGCGATACAAAATCTCGAAGGCGGTATAGTCGATCAAATTTTTGTAAAAGAGGGTGACGAAGTTAAGAAAGATCAAATTCTAATAAGGCTAGATAATAAAAATTTTACGAGTAGTTATGGTGAGTCAAAACTAAGACTTGATGAACTTCAAGCAAAATTTATGAGACTTGATGCTGAGGCAAATGATAAGGAATTCGACTACGACGAAGCTAGAGATGCGAACAATAGTAAAGCCATAAGATACGAGCTAAGTCTGCATAATTCAAATATTGATCACTTAAATGAGCAAATAGGAATTCTAACAGAGCAGATCCATCAACGCCAAAGTGAGCTAAATGAGCTTAGAAATAAAATTTCTCAAACTCAAAATAGCTACAACCTTGTTTTAAAAGAAAAAGCTATCATGGAGCCTATCTTTAAAAAAGGTCTTGTTAGCGAGGTCGAGTATATCCAGCTTCAAAGACGCGTAAATGACCTAAAAGGCGAGCTTGACGCATCTGTGCTTGCCGTGCCAAGGGTCGAATCGACCATAAAAGAGGCAAAAAATAAGATAGAAGAGGCAAAGCTGGCATTTAAAAATAATGCAAAAAAAGAGCTAAATGAAGTTTCAGCAGAGATCGCAAGGATAAATGAATCACAGATCAGCCTAAGTGATAGAGTAGAAAGAACATATGTAAGATCTCCAGTAAATGGTATCGTTAGTAAAATGATGGTTCATACCGTATCAGGAGTTATCAAGCCTGGTGAAAATATTGCCGAGATCGTTCCTCTTGAGGATAAACTGGTTGCCGAAGTAAAAGTAAAACCAGCCGATGTTGCGTTTTTGAGGCCTGGGCTTGATACGATGGTTAAATTTACAGCTTATGATTTTAGTATTTACGGTGGTTTAAAAGGCAAAGTAACGCAGATTAGTGCCGATACAGAGACTAATGAAAAAACTGGCGAGAGCTATTATTTGGTCAGGATAGAAACTGAGAAAAATTATCTTGGTAGCGAAGAAAAGCCACTTAGGATAAAAGTTGGTATGATAGTCTCAGCT
- a CDS encoding type I secretion system permease/ATPase: MHSDKIKDELLQCLVIFTKLHNNPYSADALTIGLPVKDGDEIELFSLKSSRSLFSRAASRAGFASTLVRKDLEQISPLVLPCILMLRGKKACILQSFSKDKKTANIITPELSTGTSTIEISKLKEEYLGYAYYLKREFVPEDTSSTKLIDAGNDHWFWGTLKRSKKIYFDVVLASFIINLFVLASPLFTMNVYDRVVPNNAVETLWVLALGVSVVYGIDLFLKFVRSYFLEIAGKKSDIIMSSILFERVMDMKFSNKPKSVGSFASNLKEFDTVRNFFSSASLAAIVDLPFAIIFLIVTYFIGSYIVLVPIVIMIAILCYTFFIKDPLQNAIKSTFEASAIKNGILIESLSSLETIKTLGASGHIQWNWEEATGEIANRSIKSKIITTSITTVTSFLVQLNTIAIIVLGVYMIQDTHLTMGGLIAAVMLSSRAIAPMGQVASLAANFEQTKTAYQSLSKIMQMPVERPEGKKFVRRNSFDGKIEFKNVSFTYPDTTKGSLDRINFVIQPGEKVGIIGKNGSGKTTLQKLILGLYSPTEGSVLIDGIDINQIDPADLRRNIGYVPQDVVLFKGTVRENIVQKAPYVDDIQIIKAAKVSGVDEYVNAHPLGFDMPVFERGDGISGGQRQSIAVARAFLLDSPIILLDEPTNSLDNTVENKLKINLKTNTANKTMLLVTHRTSMLDLVDRLIVMDNGKILLDGPRDEVLARLSGK, encoded by the coding sequence ATGCATAGTGATAAGATAAAAGATGAGCTGCTTCAATGTTTGGTTATTTTTACCAAGCTCCATAATAATCCATATAGTGCTGATGCTTTAACTATTGGCTTGCCAGTAAAAGATGGCGATGAAATTGAGCTTTTTTCACTTAAAAGCTCAAGGTCTTTATTTTCTCGTGCTGCTTCTCGTGCTGGTTTTGCTTCTACCCTTGTAAGAAAAGATCTTGAACAAATCTCTCCTTTAGTTTTACCTTGCATTTTAATGCTTAGAGGCAAAAAAGCTTGCATCTTGCAATCTTTTAGTAAAGATAAAAAGACAGCAAATATCATAACACCAGAACTTTCAACTGGTACTAGCACGATAGAAATAAGTAAATTAAAAGAAGAATATTTAGGCTATGCATACTATCTAAAGCGCGAGTTTGTTCCAGAGGATACTAGCTCAACAAAGCTAATTGATGCGGGCAATGACCACTGGTTTTGGGGAACTCTAAAACGTTCAAAAAAGATTTATTTTGATGTTGTTCTTGCAAGTTTTATTATAAATTTATTTGTTCTTGCTAGTCCGCTTTTTACGATGAACGTATATGACCGTGTCGTGCCAAATAATGCAGTTGAGACACTTTGGGTCTTGGCGCTTGGCGTAAGTGTAGTTTATGGCATAGATCTTTTTTTAAAATTTGTAAGATCATATTTTCTTGAGATTGCTGGCAAAAAGAGTGACATCATAATGAGTTCTATTTTATTTGAGCGCGTTATGGATATGAAATTTAGCAATAAACCAAAATCTGTTGGCTCATTCGCCAGTAATCTAAAAGAGTTTGATACGGTTAGAAATTTCTTCTCATCAGCCTCATTGGCAGCCATTGTCGATCTTCCATTTGCAATCATTTTCTTGATAGTTACTTATTTTATAGGAAGCTATATCGTACTCGTGCCAATTGTTATCATGATAGCTATTTTATGCTATACATTTTTTATAAAAGATCCACTTCAAAATGCCATTAAGAGTACATTTGAGGCTTCGGCTATAAAAAATGGAATTTTAATAGAGAGCCTTAGTAGTCTTGAGACCATCAAAACTCTTGGCGCTAGCGGACATATACAGTGGAACTGGGAAGAGGCAACCGGTGAGATAGCAAATAGAAGCATTAAATCAAAAATTATCACAACTTCGATAACGACTGTTACATCTTTTTTAGTGCAATTAAATACTATTGCCATCATCGTTCTTGGTGTTTATATGATACAAGATACGCATCTTACAATGGGTGGTCTTATCGCTGCAGTTATGCTTAGCTCTCGTGCTATCGCTCCTATGGGACAGGTAGCTTCACTAGCTGCAAATTTTGAGCAGACAAAAACAGCCTATCAAAGTCTTAGTAAGATTATGCAAATGCCTGTTGAAAGGCCAGAGGGTAAAAAATTTGTTAGAAGAAATTCTTTTGATGGAAAGATTGAGTTTAAAAATGTAAGCTTTACATATCCAGATACCACAAAAGGTTCGCTTGATAGGATAAATTTTGTCATTCAGCCAGGTGAAAAAGTTGGCATTATAGGCAAAAATGGCTCTGGAAAAACTACTTTACAAAAGCTCATTTTGGGACTTTACTCACCAACTGAAGGCTCAGTGCTAATCGATGGTATTGATATTAATCAAATCGATCCAGCCGATCTTAGGCGAAACATCGGCTACGTTCCGCAAGATGTTGTGCTTTTTAAAGGAACGGTTAGAGAAAATATTGTTCAAAAAGCACCATATGTTGATGATATTCAGATTATAAAAGCAGCTAAAGTAAGCGGAGTTGATGAATATGTAAATGCTCATCCGCTTGGATTTGATATGCCAGTTTTTGAAAGAGGTGACGGCATAAGTGGCGGACAGCGCCAAAGCATAGCTGTGGCTAGGGCATTTTTGCTAGATAGTCCTATTATTTTGCTTGATGAGCCAACAAATTCTCTTGATAATACAGTTGAAAATAAGTTAAAAATAAATTTAAAGACAAATACAGCAAATAAAACGATGCTACTTGTTACACATAGGACGTCGATGCTAGATCTTGTTGATAGACTTATAGTTATGGACAATGGCAAAATTTTATTGGACGGACCAAGAGATGAAGTTTTAGCAAGACTTAGTGGGAAGTGA